The following proteins are co-located in the Schistocerca nitens isolate TAMUIC-IGC-003100 chromosome 2, iqSchNite1.1, whole genome shotgun sequence genome:
- the LOC126235843 gene encoding dihydrofolate reductase-like produces MEKSVKLDLIAAADRNMGIGQKNMLPWKLTSEFKYFLKITKPPQGQRNVIIVGHKTWETMGEVATHPFPGAMNIVLSRSMTTVPSDISDTVVCSSLDNAINFIKNLQPQPYRVWVLGGAQIYKLCLLSPYFHRLYLTQINRLYHCDAFFPEEFKVEEYVRVQDPDVPQGMQTDEFDGTQFEIYVYERRIQEHLAKKKL; encoded by the coding sequence ATGGAGAAATCTGTTAAGTTAGACCTTATAGCAGCTGCTGATAGAAATATGGGTATTGGACAAAAGAATATGCTTCCATGGAAGCTCACTTCTGAGTTCAAGTATTTTCTCAAAATTACAAAACCACCACAAGGACAAAGGAATGTCATAATAGTTGGGCACAAAACATGGGAAACAATGGGAGAAGTGGCTACACATCCCTTTCCTGGTGCAATGAACATAGTTCTTAGCAGGTCCATGACTACTGTTCCTTCTGATATATCTGACACAGTAGTGTGCAGTTCATTGGACAATGCAATTAATTTCATCAAGAACCTCCAGCCTCAACCATACAGAGTGTGGGTATTGGGTGGAGCTCAGATATACAAACTTTGCTTGCTGTCACCTTATTTTCATCGTCTGTATCTCACACAAATCAATCGATTATATCATTGTGATGCATTTTTCCCTGAAGAATTCAAAGTGGAAGAATATGTGAGGGTTCAGGACCCAGATGTCCCACAAGGTATGCAGACTGATGAGTTTGATGGAACACAGTTTGAAATTTATGTTTATGAAAGACGTATACAAGAACATCTAGCAAAAAAGAAattgtga